From the genome of Jannaschia sp. S6380:
ACCCCAAGACCGGCAAGCTGGTACGCTCCAAGTCCAGCTACGAGCATCCGCAGCCGCATGCCTGCTTCATCCAGTCCGTCGCCGACGACCTGGTGAACGATGGCGGCATCATGGATCTGTGGGTCCGCGAGGCACGGCTGTTCAAGTACGGTTCGGGCACGGGCACGAATTTCAGTCACCTGCGCGGCGCGGGCGAGGCGCTGTCGGGCGGAGGCAAGTCGTCGGGCCTGATGGGCTTCCTCAAGATCGGCGACCGCGCGGCGGGCGCGATCAAGTCGGGCGGCACGACGCGGCGGGCGGCCAAGATGGTCATCGTCGACATGGACCACCCCGATATCGAGGCCTTCATCGACTGGAAGGTCGTCGAAGAGCAGAAGGTCGCGGCCATCGTCGCGGGATCCAAGGCCACGCAGGGCAAGCTGAACGAGGTGATGGCCGCCGTGAAAGCATGGGACGGGTCGATGGAAGATGCCTGCGACCCGGCCAAGAACGAGACGCTCAAGGCCGCGATCCGCGCCGCCAAGAAGGCGATGGTGCCCGAGGCCTACGTGATGCGCGTGCTGCAATACGCAGCACAGGGTTACACCGAGGTCGATTTCCCGACCTATGACACCGATTGGGACAGCGAGGCCTACAACACCGTCGCGGGCCAGAACTCCAACAACTCGGTGCGGGTGACGAACGCCTTCCTCCACGCCGTCGAAAAGGACGCCGATTGGGAGCTGACGAACCGCACCAACGGCCGCGTCGCCAAGACGGTCAAGGCGCGTGACCTGTGGGAGAAGGTCGGCCATGCCGCCTGGGCCTGCGCCGATCCGGGGATCCAGTTCCACGACACGGTGAACGACTGGCATACCTGCCCCGAGGACGGGGCGATCCGCGGGTCGAACCCGTGTTCAGAATACATGTTCCTCGACGATACGGCCTGCAACCTCGCGTCGCTGAACCTGCTGAAGTTCATGACGGCCGATGGCGGCTTCGACCATGACGGCTATGTCCACGCCTGCCGGTTCTGGACCGTCACGCTGGAGATCAGCGTCGCGATGGCGCAGTTCCCGTCGAAGGAGATCGCACAGCGCAGCTACGACTTCCGCACGCTGGGGCTCGGCTATGCCAATATCGGCGGCCTGCTGATGAACATGGGGCTGGGCTACGACAGCCGCGAGGGCCGCGCGCTGTGTGGCGCGCTGACGGCGGTGATGACGGGCGCGTCCTATGCCACTTCGGCCGAGATGGCGGGCGAGCTGGGGCCGTTCCCGGGCTATGCCCGGAACGCCGATCACATGCAGCGCGTGATGCGCAACCACCGCAACGCGGCCAAGGGCGCGACTGAAGGCTACGAGACGTTGGCAGTGAAGCCCGTCGCGCTGGACATCGACGGCTGCCCCGACACCCGGCTGACCGAACTGGCGGCCGAGATCTGGGACGACGTGGTCGCGCGGGGGGGCCAACACGGGTTCCGCAACGCGCAGTCCACCGTGATCGCGCCGACCGGCACGATCGGTCTGGTGATGGATTGCGACACGACCGGGATCGAGCCGGACTTCGCGCTGGTGAAGTTCAAGAAGCTGGCCGGCGGCGGCTACTTCAAGATCATCAACCAATCGGTGCCCGCCGCCCTGCGCAAGCTGGGCTATGGCGAGGCGCAGATCGCCGAGATCATCGCCTATGCGGTGGGTCATGGCAGCCTGGGTCAGGCGCCGGGGATCAACCACACCTCGCTGATCGGGCACGGCTTCACCAAGACCGAGCTGGACAAGATCGAGGCGGCGCTGCCTTCGGCCTTCGACATCCGTTTCGTGTTCAACCAGTGGACCCTGGGCGAGGCGTTCTGCATGCAGACGCTGGGCATCCCGGCGGTTAAGCTGAACGATCCGACCTTCGACCTGCTGCGGCATCTTGGGTTCTCGAAGAGGGAGATCGAGGCGGCGAACGACCATGTCTGCGGGACCATGACGCTGGAGGGCGCGCCGGGTCTGCGCGATGAACATCTGAATGTGTTCGACTGCGCCAATCCCTGCGGCAAGAAGGGCAAGCGGTTCCTGTCGGTCGACAGCCACATCCACATGATGGCCGCGGCGCAGAGCTTCATCTCGGGCGCGATTTCCAAGACGATCAACATGCCGAACTCGGCCACGATCGAGGACTGCAAGGCCGCCTACGAACTGTCGTGGTCGCTGGGCGTCAAGGCCAACGCGCTGTACCGCGACGGATCGAAGCTGTCGCAGCCGCTGGCCGCCGCTTTGGTTGAGGATGACGACGAGGCCGCCGACGTGTTGGAGACCGGCACCCCGGCCGCCCGCGCGCAGGTCCTGGCCGAAAAGGTGATCGAGAAGGTCATCGTCAAGGAGCTGATCCGCAGCCACCGCGAGAAGATGCCCGAGCGGCGCAAGGGCTATACCCAGAAGGCGGTCGTCGGCGGGCACAAGGTCTATCTGCGCACCGGCGAATACAAGGACGGCAGTCTGGGCGAGATCTTCATCGACATGCACAAGGAAGGCGCCGGCTTCCGTGCGATGATGAACAACTTCGCCATCGCCGTCAGCGTCGGCCTGCAATACGGCGTGCCGCTGGAGGAGTTCGTGGACGCGTTCACCTTCACCAAGTTCGAGCCGGCGGGGATGGTGCAGGGCAACGACTCGATCAAGAACGCGACCAGCGTTCTGGACTACATCTTCCGCGAACTCGCCGTCAGCTACCTGGATCGCGAGGATCTGGCCCATGTGAAGCCGCAGGGCGAGACCTTCGACTCGATCGGCGAAAGCGAAGGCGAGGGTGGCGACGGGACTGCCGACGCCTCCGACCGCTCGGCCGCGTCCAAGTCGCTCGCGGTGATCAAGTCGGTCACGTCCTCGGGCTATCTGCGCAAGCGGCTGCCGCACGACCTGGTGGCGCTGCGCGGTGGTGTCGACCAGGTGGCCGCCGAGTTGGCCGCCCGCCCGACCGGGTTCTCGGACGGGGGCCAGATGGCCATCGCGCAGACCACGACCTCGACCACGGCCGTCGCCTCGATGACCGCGCGGACCAAGGCCAAGATGCAGGGATACGAGGGCGAGGCCTGCGGCGAGTGCGGCAACTACACGCTGGTCCGCAACGGGACCTGCATGAAGTGCAACACATGTGGCGGGACGTCGGGCTGTAGCTGACGTCGCGACCGGGCAGGCGAAAGG
Proteins encoded in this window:
- a CDS encoding vitamin B12-dependent ribonucleotide reductase, whose amino-acid sequence is MRLERRFTEAGQDAYAALTFTTTTSEIRNPDGTTVFKLDAVEVPEGWSQVASDVIAQKYFRKAGVAARLKRVREKDVPEFLWRSIPDEAALAELPEAERFGGETSSRQVFDRLAGAWAYWGWKGGYFTTEDDARTYFDEMRVMLARQMAAPNSPQWFNTGLHWAYGIDGPAQGHHYVDPKTGKLVRSKSSYEHPQPHACFIQSVADDLVNDGGIMDLWVREARLFKYGSGTGTNFSHLRGAGEALSGGGKSSGLMGFLKIGDRAAGAIKSGGTTRRAAKMVIVDMDHPDIEAFIDWKVVEEQKVAAIVAGSKATQGKLNEVMAAVKAWDGSMEDACDPAKNETLKAAIRAAKKAMVPEAYVMRVLQYAAQGYTEVDFPTYDTDWDSEAYNTVAGQNSNNSVRVTNAFLHAVEKDADWELTNRTNGRVAKTVKARDLWEKVGHAAWACADPGIQFHDTVNDWHTCPEDGAIRGSNPCSEYMFLDDTACNLASLNLLKFMTADGGFDHDGYVHACRFWTVTLEISVAMAQFPSKEIAQRSYDFRTLGLGYANIGGLLMNMGLGYDSREGRALCGALTAVMTGASYATSAEMAGELGPFPGYARNADHMQRVMRNHRNAAKGATEGYETLAVKPVALDIDGCPDTRLTELAAEIWDDVVARGGQHGFRNAQSTVIAPTGTIGLVMDCDTTGIEPDFALVKFKKLAGGGYFKIINQSVPAALRKLGYGEAQIAEIIAYAVGHGSLGQAPGINHTSLIGHGFTKTELDKIEAALPSAFDIRFVFNQWTLGEAFCMQTLGIPAVKLNDPTFDLLRHLGFSKREIEAANDHVCGTMTLEGAPGLRDEHLNVFDCANPCGKKGKRFLSVDSHIHMMAAAQSFISGAISKTINMPNSATIEDCKAAYELSWSLGVKANALYRDGSKLSQPLAAALVEDDDEAADVLETGTPAARAQVLAEKVIEKVIVKELIRSHREKMPERRKGYTQKAVVGGHKVYLRTGEYKDGSLGEIFIDMHKEGAGFRAMMNNFAIAVSVGLQYGVPLEEFVDAFTFTKFEPAGMVQGNDSIKNATSVLDYIFRELAVSYLDREDLAHVKPQGETFDSIGESEGEGGDGTADASDRSAASKSLAVIKSVTSSGYLRKRLPHDLVALRGGVDQVAAELAARPTGFSDGGQMAIAQTTTSTTAVASMTARTKAKMQGYEGEACGECGNYTLVRNGTCMKCNTCGGTSGCS